A part of Excalfactoria chinensis isolate bCotChi1 chromosome 23, bCotChi1.hap2, whole genome shotgun sequence genomic DNA contains:
- the ELK4 gene encoding ETS domain-containing protein Elk-4 yields MDSAITLWQFLLQLLKEPQNKNIICWTSNDGEFKLQQAEEVARLWGIRKNKPSMNYDKLSRALRYYYVKNIIKKVNGKKFVYKFVSYPEILKMDPLVVGRIEGEPDLTSFAEVSSAPKDVESCGKEKSQSCAKSSSRNDYIHSGLYSSFTLNSLNSSNVKLFRSIKIENPAEKLTEKKAAQDPTPSVIKFVTMPSKKPSSVPLIVTTSTISATSTASATSTASSLPVAASEETLQTLETLVLPKLTIPEAPAPLPNLTTSFTPTPPVSSVSPVLQVPSTPPSPPLSSNPDLDIDTDIESVASQQLEQAQSLQHQSPEPKEQDSSVLEKEFANHLSRSKKPKGLELAPTLVITGSDPSPLGILSPSLPTASLTPALFSQTPILLTPSPLLSSIHFWSTLSPVAPLSPARLQGANTLFQFPSVLNSHGPFTLSGLDGPSTPGPFSPDLQKT; encoded by the exons ATGGACAGTGCTATCACCCTGTGGCAGTTCCTCCTCCAACTCCTGAAAGAGCCTCAGAACAAGAATATCATCTGTTGGACCTCCAATGACGGGGAGTTcaaactgcagcaggcagaggaggTGGCCAGGCTGTGGGGAATCCGCAAGAACAAGCCTAGCATGAACTATGATAAACTCAGCCGTGCTCTCAGATACTATTATGTGAAG AATATCATTAAAAAAGTGAATGGTAAGAAGTTTGTGTACAAGTTTGTTTCTTATCCGGAGATCTTAAAAATGGATCCACTTGTCGTGGGCCGGATAGAAGGAGAGCCCGACCTGACCAGCTTTGCAGAGGTTAGCAGTGCTCCAAAGGATGTGGAAAGCTGCGGGAAGGAGAAGTCTCAGTCGTGTGCTAAATCCTCCAGCCGCAACGACTACATCCACTCAGGCTTGTACTCCTCTTTTACGCTGAACTCCCTGAACTCTTCCAATGTGAAACTCTTCAGGTCCATCAAGATTGAGAATCCAGCTGAGAAACTGACAGAGAAGAAAGCTGCTCAGGATCCGACGCCGTCTGTCATCAAGTTTGTCACCATGCCCTCCAAAAAGCCTTCATCCGTCCCTCTGATCGTCACCACTTCAACCATCTCTGCTACATCCACTGCTTCTGCCACCTCAACTGCATCCTCTCTTCCTGTGGCAGCATCAGAAGAAACTCTGCAGACCTTGGAGACTCTTGTTCTCCCCAAATTAACCATCCCTGAAGCTCCGGCACCTTTGCCAAACTTGACCACCAGCTTTACCCCAACTCCACCTGTATCCTCGGTTTCTCCCGTTCTGCAAGTTCCTTCCACCCCCCCATCGCCGCCCCTGAGTTCTAATCCTGACCTGGACATTGACACGGACATAGAATCAGTGGCTtctcagcagctggagcaggctCAGAGCCTTCAGCATCAATCCCCAGAGCCCAAAGAGCAGGATTCATCTGTGCTGGAGAAGGAATTTGCCAATCACCTCTCCAGATCTAAAAAACCCAAAGGGCTGGAGTTGGCTCCTACACTCGTCATTACAGGCAGTGATCCAAGTCCATTGGGAATACTGAGCCCTTCCCTCCCCACTGCTTCTCTTACTCCAGCACTTTTCTCCCAG aCTCCCATCTTGCTGACCCCAAGTCCCTTGCTCTCCAGTATTCATTTCTGGAGTACCCTCAGCCCAGTTGCTCCTCTCAGTCCTGCAAGGTTGCAAGGTGCTAATACGCTCTTTCAG TTTCCATCAGTGCTGAACAGTCACGGCCCATTCACGCTGTCTGGACTGGATGGACCCTCTACCCCTGGCCCGTTTTCCCCTGATCTGCAGAAGACATAG